From a single Lolium rigidum isolate FL_2022 chromosome 7, APGP_CSIRO_Lrig_0.1, whole genome shotgun sequence genomic region:
- the LOC124676933 gene encoding probable protein S-acyltransferase 12, with protein MECLRRVNPFRACAGLRFLGYLMLALVAAIVAASYYAVVVSAWGPILLHGGGRGSVAAAATILAAFHLLLAMMLWCYLMVVFTDPGSVPENWRRAAEEDGMDVNNSMAISNYFATDNVNRPLSVSEEQGHTPRYCSRCQNGKPPRCHHCSVCDRCVLKMDHHCVWVVNCVGARNYKYFLLFLMYTFSETLLDISVLLPSFITYFQDESRRSNSASDIAILFIAFVLNLVFALSLLCFLGINMPLVLSNTTSIEVYARKNSRSWKYDLGRRQNLEQVFGTKKLLWFLPMYCTEDLHNITAIQGIEFPTRSDAVL; from the exons ATGGAGTGCCTGCGGCGCGTGAACCCCTTCCGCGCGTGCGCGGGGCTTCGGTTTCTGGGGTACCTCATGCTGGCGctcgtcgccgccatcgtcgctGCCTCCTACTACGCCGTCGTCGTCTCCGCCTGGGGCCCGATACTCCTGCACGGGGGCGGCCGAGGCTCCGTGGCGGCCGCGGCTACCATCCTTGCCGCCTTCCACCTGCTT CTTGCAATGATGCTATGGTGCTATTTGATGGTTGTTTTTACGGATCCTGGCTCGGTACCTGAAAACTGGAGGCGTGCTGCCGAAGAGGATGGTATGGATGTGAACAACAGTATGGCCATATCAAACTATTTTGCTACAGATAATGTGAATCGTCCATTATCCGTTTCAGAGGAGCAAGGACACACTCCCAGATATTGCTCTCGTTGTCAAAATGGCAAACCTCCACGTTGCCATCATTGTTCTGTCT GTGACAGATGTGTACTCAAAATGGATCATCACTGTGTTTGGGTAGTAAATTGTGTTGGAGCAAGGAACTACAAGTATTTTCTCCTTTTCCTG ATGTATACTTTCTCCGAGACTCTGCTAGATATATCAGTACTACTTCCAAGCTTTATTACCTACTTTCAAGATGAAAGTAGGCGCTCCAACTCCGCCAGTGATATTGCCATACTATTTATCGCTTTCG TTCTTAACTTAGTGTTTGCGCTGAGCCTCCTTTGTTTCCTAGGCATTAACATGCCTCTTGTTCTGAGTAATACAACATCTATAGAG GTGTACGCGCGAAAGAACTCACGCTCATGGAAATATGACCTAGGACGGAGACAAAACTTGGAGCAG GTTTTTGGCACCAAAAAGTTGCTCTGGTTTCTTCCTATGTACTGCACCGAGGATCTGCACAACATTACTGCAATTCAAGGCATTGAGTTCCCGACTCGTTCTGATGCAGTGCTATAA